The DNA window ACCTGCGTGCGGCCGAGCACCGCACCCGCCAGAGCCACGCCATCGCCAAGGACCTGCGCGGCCCGCTCCAAGAGATTGGGGAGAAATACGACGCCGCCGTCAAGGTCGCCGAGGTCCCGCCCGGCCCGCCCGTGCGCGCTACGCTCGTGGCCGAGATTTACGGGCCGGACAGGGCAACCCAGCGCGCCCTGGCCGACAGCGTCCGGCAGGCCTTCGAGGCCACCGAGGGCGTGGTGGACGTGGACTGGGGCGTGGAGGCCGACCAGACGAAGTACACCTTCACGGTCGACAAGGAGAAGGCCATGCGCGTCGGCGTGCCCACCGCCCGCGTCACCCAAACCATGAAGATGGCGCTGGACGGTCGGGAGGTGACGACCCTGCACGATCCCGACGAGCGCGATCCGGTGGGCGTGCAGCTTCGCCTCGGTGAGGAGCGCCGGGCGAGCCTCGCGGACCTGCAGAACGTACCGGTCCAGTCGCCGGCCGGCCCGACCGTGCCGATGGCCGACCTCGTCGAGGTGGAGGAGACGACGCGCGACAAGCACATTAGCCGCAAAAACCAGCGGCGCGTCATTTACGTGACGGGCAACGTAGCCGGGGCCATCGAGAGCCCGGTCTACGCCATGCTCGACATGCAGGAGCGCCTGGACGCCATCGAGGCGCCGCCGGGCTACTCCTTCGACCAGCTGTACACCGGCCCCCCCGAGGCCCGAAGCAACTACGCGCTGAAGTGGGACGGGGAGTGGCGCGTCACCTACAAGGTGTTCCGCGACCTGGGCATCGCCTTCGCCATCGTGCTGCTGCTGATCTACATCCTCATCGTGGGGTGGTTTCAGGACCTCACCGTGCCCCTGGTGATGATGATCGCCATTCCACTGTCGCTCATCGGCATCGTGCTGGGGCACTGGCTCCTGGGGGCGTTCTTTACCGCCACCTCCATGATCGGCTTCATCGCCCTCGCGGGCATCATGGTGCGCAACGGGGTCTTGCTGATCGACTTCGTAAACATCAGCCTCGATCAGGGCGCCTCGCTGCGTCAGGCCGTCATCGAGGCCGGGGCCGTGCGGACGCGCCCCATTTTGCTGACGGCCGGCACCGTGGTGATCGGAGCAACCGTCATCCTGTTCGACCCCATCTTCCAGGGCCTGGCCATCTCGCTGATCGGGGGCGCGATCGCCTCCACGGCGCTCACGCTCCTGATCGTGCCGCTCGTCTACTACATGATTGAGTCACGAATCATGAGTCACGAGTCATGACTCAAGGATCGGGGAGCGCGAATCGCGACGGGTGTCTTTTGGAGCGGTTGGGCCTCTCTCGTACCCGTCATTTGCGGGTCGAAGGCGGAGGGCCACTGCAACGGCTGCACCGTAATGCAGTGACGACGGACTCAGCCCTCACGGGTACGACGACCAGGGGCACGACTGGTGAGACCATCGACTTTCCCGGTGATAGAATCCGCAGTGGACAGTACACTCCGACTGGTGCAACCGACCCTCGGCACTCCTGATTGACGGGTTTGATTGACGGGTTCGACAGCATCCAAATACCAAAATGATCCAATGACGCAATCTACCAATGCCATGAAACTCGTCGCCATCATGACCCTCGACGCCTACCGCGACGACGTGCACGCTCTGCTCCGCGACCGCGAGATCGAGGTCTTCAGTGAACTCGACATTGAGGGCCATCATCAGTCGTCCGCGGCGGGAGCGGCGCCCGCCTGGTTCGGCAGCAGCACGCCCCCTGCGGACTCGACCCTCACCTGGGCCTTCCTCGACGACGACCAGGCCGACCACCTGCTCGATGCCATCGCGGACTTCAACGAGCGCCGCGACCTGGAGCGCCCGGTCCGTGGATTCCGAATGGACGTGGACCGGGCCGTCTGACCCCCGCTCGCATTCGCCGTTCTCCCCACCTTCCCCCCCAGTTTCGATGTCCGCCAACGCCCCTACCTCCCCCGACACGTCCGACGCCCCAACGTCCGGCGTCTGCCGCGTGCCCTCGACCGAAGAACAAATCGTCCGCCTGCTGGCCGGCACCGTCTCCCTCACGGGCCTGGCCCTCGGCTTCTTCGTGAGTCCCTGGTGGTACCTGCTCACCGTCTTCGCGGGGCTCAACGTCATCCAGAGTGCCGTCACCGGCTTCTGTCCCCCCGAGATCGTCTATCGCTGGATCAACCAGTAGCGAGGCGCCGCCCGGAATGCCCCCGGCGCTACTCGTGCGGATGGGCGCCCCGGACGAGGTGCCAGTGGTGGCGCTGATGATGCTGCCCGTAGGCCAGCAGGCCGATGTAGCCGAGTCCGCGAATTTTGTCGACCTCCCGCGGATTCGGGGTCGTAACGCGCAGCACGTAGGCGTCGCCGTCCTCAGTGACCGTCATCGTCCAGCCCGTCTCCTGGCGCAGCATGTGCGGGTGCGCGTCGAGCACCCGGTCGAGCGATGCACGGGCCGCCTCCTGCGTGGGCCGTACACGAAGACGGACGCCCCCATCGATGGGCGTCTGTGCCTCCACGGCCACGTCCATCGCCACGCGCTCCATGTCGAGCAGATGCTGGCGCAGGGCCGCCATGTCGACCCGGGACCAGTCCGTCGTTGAATCGGCTTCGAGCCGCCGGACCGCCTCCTGTACCGTCCCGAAGACAGACTGTCCTGAGGCCTGGAGTACGGGCGAGGGGGACGACATTGCGCCTCCCGAACCATGATGCCGTCCCTGGTCGTGCTGCTGTGCCGAGGCGACCGGCCCAAAGAGAACCGGTCCGGCGACAAGAACGAGCACGGACATGCAGAACCGGAATGAAGATGCGGTCATACGGGATATCGGGTCCATTGGTACAGAGAGTCTACGAGGTGGACGGCCGGCACCACACGAGACGAACCGTCGCCGCGGGGCCCCGGTGCATGCCCTCGTCGAGGGTCGGCTCGGCCGCTTCGAGATGGTCGATGCCCGCCTCGGCGAAGTGCCCGCGGAGCTCGTCGGCGGTGACCATCATGGCAGGATCGGGCGGGCCGCCGCTCGTGTAGCCGTCCGTGCGCTGCTCCGGGCGAAACCACTCCGCCACGAGGCGCCCCCCGGGCCGCAAACAGCGCTGAACGAGGCGGTACAGGCCCGGTCGCTCGTCGGCGGGAAGGTGGAGAAACGTGACGACGACCGCGTCCCACGCCCGGGCGGGCTTCCACTCGCGCACATCGGCCTGGATCGCCTCGACCTCCACCCCGGCCTCCGTCGCGAGGCGTTCCGTCTTGCGGAGCCCCTCCACGGCGTAGTCGACCGCGGTGACCGTATGGCCCTCCCGGGCCAGGTGCACGGCGTTGCGCCCCTCGCCCGCCCCGAGCAGGAGAACCTCACCGGCCTCCGGCAGCCACGTCCGGGCGGCGCTCGCGACGAAGCGGTTGGGGGCCTCGCCGTACACGTACTCCTCGTTGGCAAAGCGGTCGTTCCAGAACGCAGCGGGCTTGGGCATGGCGGCCATTGACGGTTCGAATGCCGGCGGGACGGTGCGAGAAAAGACTACTTCTGGCTCAACGGCCTCGTCACCGCCCCAAAGTTAATGCGATCGGCGTCCTGGGCCATCACACGGAGGCGCGTGGCGCCGCCCTCCGGCACGGAGACCGTGCCCCTGTACTCGTTGGTGGTGCCGGCGAACGCGAGCGGCGCCTCGGCCACGACGGCCCCGTCCCGAAGCAGCTGCGCGCGGATCGTGTACCTGTTCGCGTCCCACATCCCTCCCGGCTCCGTGGGGCACCCACAGAGCATGCGCACCCGGGCCCGAACCGACAACTCCGCCCCCGGTTGGGGCCCTGTCGACGAGGGCTTTAGCACCTCCACGATGAAGCCGTGCAGGGTGAGCGTGATGCCGTCGCCCGTGACGTCCTCCCCCGGCACGAGAAGCACCGTTTTCGAAGCCGTCTGTGTCGCCTGCGGATAGTCGAGCGGCCCCTCAGCGGTGACGCGGACGCGGGTCGGCTCGGTCAGGTCGAGGGTCGTTTCGTACTGGGCCGCGCCGGGCACGTCGTAAGTGGTCGCGCCCCGCTCGCGGGGCTGCCGCATGATCTTGTCGGTGCTGCCCGAGTCCCCCGTCTGGCGGCCCTCGGCGAGCACCTCTCCGGTGCGGGCGTGTTCGATCGTGATGCGGGCCCCGCCCACCGGGTCTTGAATGAGCTTGGCGTCGTTGGAAACGGCCCGGACCACCACCGTGGTCGGCACGGCGTCCTGCGCGACCGCCTTCGGGGCGAGCAGCAGCACAAGGGGAACGATGGCAATCCACCGAAGACGATGCATGGGCGGGGAATGGGACGTGGAACGGGGACGAGAAATCGTGGGCCCTCTATATCTGCGACTCGGGGAACCGATCCCACGCCGTCCGCTCCTCCCTGGCTTTGGTGCGTGCTCCCAGAATGCACCACGACCGTGCAGGGGAAACACCCACAACAAACCTGCCCGAAATGTGATAAACTTATAACACGATTTCTTCTTGGCCCTTGTCGAAAGACATGGCAATCAAGCGGGCGCCGACGCCCGACGAGTCGGTGGCCGTAGCCGGCTCGGGAATGGCCCGCGGCGGCCCCGCGGTGCAGGCGTCAATCGGACCCTTCATTCCCTCATTCCCTCTCGTTCTGTTCACAACCCCCCATCCCCCCATGCTTTCCATTCAACGCATTCTTTTTCCGACCGACTTCTCGGACGGGGCGAGGCGCGCCTTTCCCCAGGCCGCCCACCTGGCCGACTGGCACGACGCCGGCCTTCACATCCTGAACGTGACGGGGCGGCACCGCCACGACCACGAGGAGACGACAGCGAATTTTCCCATCGCCACCGACACGCTCACGAAGTGGCTGCGCCGCCCCGAAAAATCGGTGCGTGGCGCCAACTGGCCGGACCTGGAGGCCCTCCCCATCACCCAGGAGCAGGTCGAGTCGGCCGAGCCCGCCGAGCGCATCCTGGCCTACGCCGAGGACGAGGCGATCGACCTGATCGTGATGGGCACCCACGGCCGCCGCGGGGTCGACCGCATGCTGTTCGGCAGCGTCACCGAAGAGGTGGTCCGCAAGGCCCCCTGCCCCACCCTTACGGTCCGGGCCGACGCGGACGTGGCGCCGGACCAGGCCGTCCGCCGCGTGCTCGCCCCGGTCGACTTTTCCGACGCCTCCCGGTCGGCGGTCCGGCACGCGAAAGAGATTGCCCTCACCTACGGGGCGGAGATTGACCTTCTGCACGTCGTGGAGGAGCCGTTTTACCCGCCGGCCTACGGCCTCGGCGAGACGGGCTTTCCCACCGATAAGGTGATCGGAAGCGTGGAAGACGAGCTTGCCGACCTGGCCCGGTCGGAGGTCGGCTACGAGCACGTGATGATCGAGGCCCGCACCGGCGAACCGTCGCGCGAGATTCTCAACTACATCGACGAGAACGAGGTGGACCTCACCGTCATCGCCAGCCACGGGCGCACCGGCCTGGACCGCATGCTGATCGGGAGCGTGGCCGAGCGGGTGGTCCGCCAGTCCCCCACGCCGGTGTTTGTCGCTAAGCCGGACCGCGCGGCGCTCGTGTCGTCGGATGCGGCAGAGGCCGCTTCGGCCCGCGACTAAGGCCGAGCGCGTCCCCTCGCGGGGGCGACGATGGAACCCGTCTCGCCCCGCCCCGGTCCCGCGTAACGGAGGCAGTAATCTTTTCAGGGACCAGGCACTGGTGTTGTGAAGCGGATTCTATTCGTCTTTCTGGATGGGATCGGGCTGGGCCCGGCCGGGCCGGACAACCCGCTCTCGAACGACGCCGGCGCGGCCTTTCGGCGGCTGGCCGGCGGGGCGCCCTGGGTTCGGGGGCTCCCCAAGTGGGCCGCCCCCAATCACGTCGTCCGCCCCCTCGACGCCACGCTGGGGATGGACGGACTGCCCCAGAGCGGCACCGGACAGGCCACCCTCTTCACCGGCGTGAACTGTGCCGAGCGGGTGGGGCGCCACTTCGGGCCGTACCCTCACTCCGCCACCCACGACGTGCTGGACCACGAGAACCTCTTCCATCGCGTGCAGGGCCTGCCAGCGGTCCCCGACGGGGGCGTCGCGTTCGCGAACGCGTTTCCGCCCCAGTTCTTCGAGGCCCCGTCGCGGCGGTGGACCGTCACGACGCGCTGCTGCGCGGGGGCCGGCGTGCCGCTTCGCGACCAGGAGGCCCTCCGGGCCCGCCGGGCCGTGCCCGCAGACCTGACGGCGGAGGGGTGGCGGGACGCCCTCCAGCTCGACGTCTCCCCCCGCACCCCCGCCGACACTGCCCAAGCATTGTTCGACACCCACCGCAGTCACGCGCTCACGCTGTTCGAGTTCTTCCACACGGACAAGGTGGGCCACGAACGGATCGACCTCGCCCCGGGCGTGCTCCTGGAGCGACTGAACCGCTTCCTGGAACGGTTGCTCGACCTCCTCGATCCCGTCCAGGACACCCTCGTCGTGACGAGTGACCACGGCAACCTGGAGGACACCCGCCACACCCAGCACACCCGCAACCCCGTGCCGCTTCTGGCCTACGGATGGGCCGCGCCGCACCTGGCTGATGCTCGCACGCTGGCCGACGTGACCCCCGGCATCGTCGAGGCGTTCCGGACCGGACTCGACGGCCGGTGACGCGTCACCCCTCGGGCCCCTCCCCACTCGTGGTGATCTCCTCGACGAGGCGATCGGCCCCGTAGACCGTGCGGAGGGCCTCCAGGATGCCCCGCCCGTCGACCGCCACCGCCCGGGCGCCGTTCCGGCGGTACAGGTACTCGTTGGGAAGGGCCTCCATGTTGCTGTCGAAGACCACCCCGACGACTTCGAGGTCTTTGTTCAGCAGTGCCGACCCGGAGCTGCCGCCCGAGATGTCGACGGTGGAGACGAGGTTGAGGGGGGTGTCGAGGTCGATCGAGTCGACGGCCGTGGCCCACCGTGCAGGAAGCGACCACGCCTCCTCGTTGTGGGAAAAGTACCGGTCGTACAGCCCGTAGAAGGTCGTGAAGGGCGGGGCCGTCGTCCCGTTGTATTGGTACGCCCGCACGCGGCCGTCCGAGAGCCGCAGCGAGCGCGTGGCGTCCGGCGGAAACGTGGTCCCGTAGACCGAAAGCCGGGCCCGCGAGAGGCGCGCATTGAGGGTTCGCTCCGACGCCCGCACGTCCTGCATCTGGCGGTTCGTGTTCAGGAACATGGGCGCCAGCGCCTCGATGACCGGCACCGACGGGTCGTCGCTCTTGCGGTACCCCTCGTCGAGCAGAGTGAGGAACCGCGTCGAGTCCATCAGTGCACTTTTTTCCACCAGCCGGGCGGCCACCTCCTCCGGCGTGCGCGTCTTGAAGAGTCGCTGGACGGTGGGGTGATCGGCGCCGTAGGCCGACCGGATCTCCTCAAATTGTGCCACCAAGAACTCCTTTTCGAGCCCGGCGGGCCAGTCGGTTACCTGCTCGGCGTCCTCCCGAATGGCCTCCAGCCGATCAGGGGGCGCGCCGCGTGTGCGGAGGAAGTCGTAGTAGTACCCGTGAAGCGCCCGCACCAGAATCCGGGACCCGAGCTCCAGATTCGCGAACGTCACGAAGGCCCCGGCCTTCTCCGCCATCACGACCTTGGACTGCTGAAGGCCCCCAATCCGCTCCACGATCGTCCCGTACGACTGCCGCAACGAGTCGACGGCCCGGATGGAGTCTTGGAGGGCCTGGATCGCCGCGCCGCGCCGCGCGAGGAGGTACGAGTCGCGGAGCCCTCGGAGCTGACCCGTCTGCCCTTTGATCGTGTTCTCGATCGAGAAATAGGTATTTCGAAGGCCGTAGCGGTCGGACGAGTCGGGATTGCTGCGGATGTAGGTCTCGAGCAGGTCGCCCCGCGTCCGGAGGGCCTCAAGCCGATCGGGCAGCGCGTGGTCCCGCTGGTACTCGAGCTGCGAGACCATGTCGAGGCGACTCGTGGAGCCCGGGTGCCCCACGGCAAAGACCGACTCGTTGGGCTGGGCCCCCTCTGTGTCCCACGAGAAGTGGTGCTCGGGGCGGAGGGGCTCGCCCTCCGAGGTGTAGACCCGAAAGAAGGCCACGTCCAGCGCGTACCGGGGATACGTGAAGTTGTCCTCCGTTCCCCCGAAGTACCCGAGCTGCAGCTCCGGGGCCATCACGAGCCGGACGTCCTCGTACCGGCGGTACGTGTAGGCCGTGTACCGCGCCCCCTGGTACAGCGCCTTGACCTCCACGCGGAGCGAGCTGTCCCGCGTGCTGGCCTCGGCCGTCAACTGTTCTTGGAGCGACTGGACGCGCTGCTCGCGGGCCTGTGCCCCGGCCTCTCGCCCCTCGCGGAGCCCGTCGTACACCGTCCCGGTGACGTTCTCCGCCTCGACGAGCTGGTCGACATGCAAATCGGGGGCGCGACGCTCGTCGCTGCGGGCCGCCGCGTAGAACCCGTTCTTCAAGAGGGCCTCCCCGTCTCGACGGACGTCCGTGATGTGCTCCCGCGCGCAGTGATGGTTGGTCATCACGAGCCCCCTCGACGACACGAACGACGCCGAGCACCCACTGCCGAACCGAAGCGCGCCCCGCCGGGCCTTCGTGCGCCACTCGTCGTCGGGGGTGACGCCGTGGGCCTCCTGGAAGTAGGACGTGGGCAGGTTCTCGACCGTCCACATTCGCCCGCGGTCGAACCGCTGGGCCCGGACGGTGTCGGAGGGCGACGGGACCGACGCCGCCTCCGTGGCGGTCGCCCCCAGCGTGTCGTCCACGGACTCGGTCTCGTCGGGACGTTCCACGACGGGCACCGATACGGTGCCCCCGCTCCCCCCACAGCCCGAGAGGAGCACGGCCCCAATTCCCAATATTGCGACAAGACGCCAAACGGAAGTGCGCATGCAGATGGGTCTTACGACACAGAAGAGAATACGGTGCAACGCCGAAGCATGTCCCTCAGGGCGACCGGTCGGGCGAGCGGCCCCCGAACAGTTCGTCGACCAGCGCGTCCGCCCCGTACACGGCCGTCAGGGCCTCGCGCAGGCCGCGCACGTCCGTCCCCACGGTCCGCATCCGCTCCGGCAGGAAGAGGTACGCGCCCGCCACGCCCTGAATGTTGGGCCCCGCGGCGACCCCGACCAGCTCCAGGGATTGGTTGAGGAGCGGCGCCCCATTGTTACTGACCGCCCCGTCGACGGAGGCCACGAGGGTAAGGGGCGTCGAGCGGTCCATCCGTTCCCCCGCCTTGTGCCACCGCTCCGGGAGGGCCCAAGGCGTCTCCCCGCCAAACGCACGGTTCCGTTCGTAGAGGCCAAAGACGGTGGTGAAGGGCGGGGCCGTCGTTCCGTTGTACGGGTAGCCCCGGACGCGCCCGTCCGTCAACCGGGGGGCGGTGCCGTCCGTCAGCACGGGGGCCGACCGGGCGGCCCGACGGGCGTCTGCAAGACGCCGAGTGAGGCGGCGTTCGGCCCGCGTGAGGCCCCGCCACTGCTCGTGGAAGGAGCGGGCCCGCGCCCCGACCACGGCGGCCACGTCGGCCGCAGGGCCGTCGGTGGGGAACGCGTCCGTCCCGTCCCCCGAGGCCGACGCGAGCTGCTCGACGACCGAGGCGGCGCGCTCGGCGGGCGACTGTCCCCCGAGGAGCCGCCCCACGGCGGCGGTGTCCGGGCGGAGGTGCCGCCGGAGGGCCTCCAGCCGGGCGGCCAGCAGGGCGGTCTCGACCGGCCCTGACGAAGACTGAAGGGAGTCCGCGGCGGTCATTGAGGCGTGCGAGGACGCGGTGCGCGTCGGCGACTCCTGTCTTTCCTCCCGAAGCAACCGACGGTACGTGGACGAGCCGTGCGGCCCGCCCTCCGCGGCCCCGAAGGCCCGGTAGCCGGCGCCAAGCGTTCGTTTGGTGTTCTGAATCGCAGCCAGGCTGTCCAGCACCCCCCCGAACCGCCGCTGGAGGGCCGGGTCTCGGCGAAGGGCCCGCCGGAGCCGCTCGTCTCGCTGCGCGAGACGGGCCCGCACATACTCGTTCCGCAGGGCCTCCAGGCGCGCCCGGGTCTGTTTCAGGGCCCGCTTGGCATCACGGAGGGCACTGCGCTGAGGGGGGGACGCCTCGGTGGTATCGAGACGGGCTCGCAGGGCCTGGGCCCGCGTCTCCAGGCGGTCGCGCCGCGCCGGCAGCACCAGGTCCCGCCGCGTGGCGAGCTGCGCCGCACTCTCTGCCCGGTGGGGGGCCGTGGGCAGTCCGGCCGAAAACACGGCGTCTCCGGGGCGTGCCCCCTGCCCAGAGGGATCGAAAAAGTGGTTGGGGGCCAACGGCTGCCCCTCCGACGTGTAGATGCGAAGCAGTGCCACATCGAAGGCCGACCGCGGATACGTCAGCGCCGCGTCGGTGCCCCCGAATGCGCTGATTCGCCGGTCCGGCAGCAGGGCAACGCGCACGTCCTCGTGGCGCCGGTAGGTGTACGCCGTGTATGCGCCTTCCCCGTCGGCCGCCACCTCCACGTGCCGACCCGACTCGGCCTCCGTCTGGAGCCGCCCTTGGACCGCGGATATCGCGGCCGCCTTGGCGGTATCCTGTCGGGCCGTCCGCACCGCCGCCGTCACGTCGCTCGTCCGGACCAGGCGATCGGCGTGCAAGGCCGGCACGGCGCGCTCATCGGCGGGCCGCGCGGCCACGATGGCGGTGTCGCCTTGAGAATTGAGGTGCCGTCGCACGCAGCGGGCCGTCGTAAGGGCCAGCCCGTCCGCCGAGACCAGCGCCCCCGTGCATCCAGGGAGCCGCAGGACACTTCGGCGCAGGTGGGCCGCCCAGGCGCTGTCCACCTCCATCCCGTACCGACGCACAAGCCGGTCGGCCGGCGGCGCAACAAGGCTCCAGATTCGTCCCGCGTCCGACGCCTCCGCCACGACCGTGTCGCCCGGCGCGGCCGGGCCAAAGCGCGGCGCCCCCCGGTCCTGCGCCTGCGCCTGCGGCCCCATTCCGAGGCCGCCCCACAGCAGACTCGCCACGCCGATGATAAGTACGGAGCCTCGGAGCGTCATAAACCGGTGGGGGATCAGCAGCAAGCAGGGCAGGTGGATCGGACACGGCATCCGTACAGCCCGACACCAACGCGGATCCATAGGAACCTCGATCCCATGTTACGATTCCTATTTCTGGCAGCACCGATGCCCGACGTTCCGCATGCGAAAGTGGCGGAATTGGTAGACGCGCGAGACTTAGGATCTCGTGGGGCCTAGCCCCGTGGGGGTTCGAGTCCCCCCTTTCGCACAAGCAGAAGACGCCCCTCAGCGTTCGGGGCAGGGAGGCAGACGGAATGCTCCCAGTCCGTCCCTTGAAAGGGGCAGCGGGGGCAGCCGCCGACCTTGAGGTCGCGCCGCCCCGGCCCGGAGGGGACATCTCAAGCGGAAAGGCCCTGCCGGTCGAGAATCGCTCCGTTCGCGTCGAGGTCGTCGAGGTAGCGCTTCAGCTCGGACGAGTCGGTCGCCCCGGCAATCCGCCGGAACTGCCCCAGGCCGACCACCCGAAAATACAGGTCGGCCAGGTAGGAAGCGTCCGTCCACTCCAGGCGAACCGCCCGCCCACCGAGGACCTGTTCGGGGTCGTCGTAGAACGACTCGAGATGCTCACGGACCCTCGTCTCGGCATCTTCTCGGGCCAGTCCGAGAAAGTAGGAGAGATCGGGACGGCCCTCCCCCAGGTCGACGGCCTCGGGGACGGTTCCAAGGGTTCGGAAGGCGCGGGCAATCAAGGTGTCGGCGTCGCGGGTGAAGAACACGTAGTACTCCAGGTGAACCAGTGGGTCCGGCGGCAGGCCGTCTTCGGCCCGCCCCACCACGATGGCCACCGGGCGTCCCTTTCCGGGAACCCGAGGGCCGTTGCAGACGCGAAAGGTCGATAACGGAAGGTCCATCGGTGGAAAAACGCCTCCTATCGGGGCGTCGGCTGTGAGGGATTAGCGTGAGGAGGCCAGATCCGTGGCGGCGCAGACCGGTCCGGGTGCGGAAGTAGACGAACCGGGCCCCGAGCAGGGCCCGAAACGGGAAAAACAGCTCAGAACTCGCCGGAGCACGGCATTTCCGGAATCCGGCACGGGGGACGCAGGTTTGATTGACGCTGGCGGAACAGGTGCTCTTCTGCCCGTCACCCCCACCGAGACCAGGCCTACGGCACTGCGCATCTCAAACCCATCCCTTCATGGACGTCGACTACACGCTCCGGCACCGCAACCGGGGCACCCTGTTCAAAATCGCGCCCGAAGAGCTTCACCGGCGGCTTCGGTACCTTGATCAGAACGTTGAGGGCGGCGTCGCGGCCCACGAGCGCCCCGACACGCGGCCGGGCGTCGACGCGTCCGAGACGATTTACGTTCTGGACATGCTCAGTGAGCCCGCCGATCGCCTCGTCGCCATCGAGCGCCGGGACGAGGCCCGCCTTCAGGGCCATGCGTCCCTGATGTCGGAGCCGGCCGCGATGCCGGTCCCCCGCGGCGCGGAGGACCTGATTGCCTTCGCCGAGAAGGCCAAAAACGGCGGCAACTACAATGCGGCCAACGCGGCCTTCGCCCTCGCGCTTCACGCGTACTTTCCGAGCGTCACGTGCTCGCTGTCCATCCGGGAGCGCCCCAAGACCCCGACGGGCGACATGACGGACGGCTACTACGACCTCGCCTACATCCGGGACCGCGAGGAGGAAACCTGCATCCCCATTCCAAAACTGCAGGGGGCGGTGGCCTACTGGTTCGCGGCCCACGCCGACCGGCGGGAGCCAATCGACCACAACCGGGACACCTCGGGGGCAGGGCCGACCATCGCGGACCTGGAGACGGCGGTCGGGCCGGCGACGGTGCGGGAAGCGGCCCGGTCCATTCTGGACGATGACTTCGTGCGCGAGCGGTACGGAGCGTAGCGCCGCCGGTGTGCGGAACGGTCGGCGGTGCCGGCCGCGCTGCGGGCCGGCGGCCGGGCGCCACTCGGTCCTCTATGCGGCCGGCGCCTCGCGCTGCACCGCAACGTGGTAGATGGACGCCCCCAGCGTCTCGCCGGAATCCGCCCCGTCCACATCCATCTCGCTCTCGGCAACGGGAATGACCTTCCACTCCATCGTAAATTCGGAGCCGTCCTTTCGGTAGTTGGTCGCCCGGCCGTGAAAGACCTCTCCGGCCCCAAGCTTCCGGCCGAGGCGGTCCAGCACCTCCTGCTCGGTCTTGGGGCCCTGCAGGACCCCGGGCGTCTCCCCCATCACCTCCTCGGCCTCGTAGCCCGTCAGGTCCACGAACGCGTCGTTGACGTAGACGATCTCGCCGGGCTCCTCCGCACCGGAGGCACGAGTGATGGTGAGGGCGTTGAAGGAGTGGTCGGCCACGGCCGTCAGCAGGTGCCGGGCAAACGCGTCGGGGAGATCGGGGTCAAGCATACAGGAAGGAGCAACTGGGCAGATAGAGGGGCAAGCGCGCAACGAGAATCGGGGTTCGACCCTCGGGAGTTGTCGCCACGCGGCGCCTCCCGTACGGTTTCCTGCAGCGGTCCTCTGCCGGTGGATTTACCGTATCGGAAGATTCGTGGAGGCCAACGGCGGTACGAAGGGCTGCCCGAACGGT is part of the Salinibacter ruber DSM 13855 genome and encodes:
- a CDS encoding S46 family peptidase, with translation MRTSVWRLVAILGIGAVLLSGCGGSGGTVSVPVVERPDETESVDDTLGATATEAASVPSPSDTVRAQRFDRGRMWTVENLPTSYFQEAHGVTPDDEWRTKARRGALRFGSGCSASFVSSRGLVMTNHHCAREHITDVRRDGEALLKNGFYAAARSDERRAPDLHVDQLVEAENVTGTVYDGLREGREAGAQAREQRVQSLQEQLTAEASTRDSSLRVEVKALYQGARYTAYTYRRYEDVRLVMAPELQLGYFGGTEDNFTYPRYALDVAFFRVYTSEGEPLRPEHHFSWDTEGAQPNESVFAVGHPGSTSRLDMVSQLEYQRDHALPDRLEALRTRGDLLETYIRSNPDSSDRYGLRNTYFSIENTIKGQTGQLRGLRDSYLLARRGAAIQALQDSIRAVDSLRQSYGTIVERIGGLQQSKVVMAEKAGAFVTFANLELGSRILVRALHGYYYDFLRTRGAPPDRLEAIREDAEQVTDWPAGLEKEFLVAQFEEIRSAYGADHPTVQRLFKTRTPEEVAARLVEKSALMDSTRFLTLLDEGYRKSDDPSVPVIEALAPMFLNTNRQMQDVRASERTLNARLSRARLSVYGTTFPPDATRSLRLSDGRVRAYQYNGTTAPPFTTFYGLYDRYFSHNEEAWSLPARWATAVDSIDLDTPLNLVSTVDISGGSSGSALLNKDLEVVGVVFDSNMEALPNEYLYRRNGARAVAVDGRGILEALRTVYGADRLVEEITTSGEGPEG
- a CDS encoding SAM-dependent methyltransferase — its product is MPKPAAFWNDRFANEEYVYGEAPNRFVASAARTWLPEAGEVLLLGAGEGRNAVHLAREGHTVTAVDYAVEGLRKTERLATEAGVEVEAIQADVREWKPARAWDAVVVTFLHLPADERPGLYRLVQRCLRPGGRLVAEWFRPEQRTDGYTSGGPPDPAMMVTADELRGHFAEAGIDHLEAAEPTLDEGMHRGPAATVRLVWCRPSTS
- a CDS encoding universal stress protein, whose amino-acid sequence is MLSIQRILFPTDFSDGARRAFPQAAHLADWHDAGLHILNVTGRHRHDHEETTANFPIATDTLTKWLRRPEKSVRGANWPDLEALPITQEQVESAEPAERILAYAEDEAIDLIVMGTHGRRGVDRMLFGSVTEEVVRKAPCPTLTVRADADVAPDQAVRRVLAPVDFSDASRSAVRHAKEIALTYGAEIDLLHVVEEPFYPPAYGLGETGFPTDKVIGSVEDELADLARSEVGYEHVMIEARTGEPSREILNYIDENEVDLTVIASHGRTGLDRMLIGSVAERVVRQSPTPVFVAKPDRAALVSSDAAEAASARD
- a CDS encoding alkaline phosphatase family protein, producing MKRILFVFLDGIGLGPAGPDNPLSNDAGAAFRRLAGGAPWVRGLPKWAAPNHVVRPLDATLGMDGLPQSGTGQATLFTGVNCAERVGRHFGPYPHSATHDVLDHENLFHRVQGLPAVPDGGVAFANAFPPQFFEAPSRRWTVTTRCCAGAGVPLRDQEALRARRAVPADLTAEGWRDALQLDVSPRTPADTAQALFDTHRSHALTLFEFFHTDKVGHERIDLAPGVLLERLNRFLERLLDLLDPVQDTLVVTSDHGNLEDTRHTQHTRNPVPLLAYGWAAPHLADARTLADVTPGIVEAFRTGLDGR
- a CDS encoding YgaP family membrane protein encodes the protein MSANAPTSPDTSDAPTSGVCRVPSTEEQIVRLLAGTVSLTGLALGFFVSPWWYLLTVFAGLNVIQSAVTGFCPPEIVYRWINQ